One Nocardioidaceae bacterium SCSIO 66511 genomic window carries:
- a CDS encoding alpha/beta fold hydrolase, with translation MTISDTAVDRWLTCPSPRPAARARLFCLPHAGAGASAYNGWPEKLAEHTDVEVIPVRPPGRESRLAELPRLDPSELTDALERRLDRPYALFGHSVGARLAFEVVRELRRRGLPEPVFLGASACPAPQLPVESPEDSTLSDDAFLDRVASIGGMPAHVLTDPEVRELVLPALRADFDYVDTYRYEPESPLRVLLHAFGGDDDPEARPDQIQAWQSQTVGPFRCTILRGDHFFVTEQRDAVIRQVAESLESAFDASLSIAGDADSTLDGHRS, from the coding sequence GATCGGTGGCTCACGTGCCCGTCACCTCGCCCGGCCGCGCGGGCACGGCTGTTCTGTCTCCCGCATGCAGGGGCAGGAGCCTCGGCGTACAACGGTTGGCCGGAGAAGCTCGCCGAACACACCGACGTCGAGGTGATCCCGGTACGCCCGCCCGGTCGCGAGTCGCGACTCGCGGAGTTGCCCCGTCTGGACCCTTCGGAGCTCACCGATGCGCTCGAGCGACGGCTCGACCGACCATATGCGCTCTTCGGGCACAGCGTCGGCGCTCGCCTCGCCTTCGAGGTCGTACGCGAGCTGCGTCGGCGCGGGCTGCCCGAGCCGGTGTTCTTGGGTGCCTCGGCATGTCCCGCCCCACAGCTTCCGGTCGAGTCACCGGAAGACTCGACCCTGTCCGACGATGCATTCCTCGATCGTGTCGCGAGCATCGGCGGCATGCCGGCGCATGTGCTGACCGACCCGGAGGTGCGGGAACTCGTGCTGCCTGCATTGCGAGCCGACTTCGACTACGTCGACACGTACCGCTACGAGCCCGAGTCCCCACTCCGCGTACTGCTGCACGCGTTCGGCGGCGATGACGACCCAGAGGCCCGGCCAGACCAGATCCAGGCATGGCAAAGCCAGACTGTCGGACCGTTTCGGTGCACGATCCTCCGCGGCGATCACTTCTTCGTCACGGAGCAGCGCGATGCGGTGATCCGCCAGGTCGCAGAATCACTGGAGTCCGCATTTGATGCCTCGCTCAGC